One genomic window of Quercus robur chromosome 6, dhQueRobu3.1, whole genome shotgun sequence includes the following:
- the LOC126732983 gene encoding transcription factor bHLH18-like codes for MESSSAKWISELEMEDPAFIHQYEINSFGYSLDDLDFHSFSGESYPSNPDLNPKSAYNFHASVIENPQTDLGRPAKQLKTNSWNSCATDHIPSKAASSSSSHLISFENSNSPPAISQQFYGLDCTMKPKSEAASDRNTNFPAMISESSFGMQNCSSKHGQVPKKVATMPRTPLHAQDHVIAERKRREKLSQRFIALSAVVPGLKKMDKASVLGDAIKYLKQLQERVQTLEEQAAKKTMESVVFVKKTRLSAADDTSSSEDNSDSESNEQLPHIEARVLEKDVLIRIHCENRKGYAAKILSEIEKLDLAILNSSVLPFGNSTLDITVVAQMDIDFCMTVTDLARNLRQALLKLI; via the exons ATGGAAAGCTCATCTGCCAAATGGATATCTGAACTG gaAATGGAAGATCCTGCCTTTATCCATCAATACGAGATCAACTCTTTCGGATACTCACTTGATGATCttgattttcattctttttctggTGAGAGCTACCCATCCAACCCAGATCTCAATCCCAAAAGCGCATACAACTTTCATGCTTCAGTCATAGAAAATCCTCAGACTGACCTTGGGAGACCGGCAAAACAGCTCAAGACAAACAGCTGGAATTCTTGCGCCACTGACCATATTCCTTCAAAGGCtgcttcttcatcttcctcacATTTGATTTCATTCGAGAACTCAAACTCACCCCCAGCCATTTCACAGCAATTTTATGGTCTAGACTGCACCATGAAACCAAAGAGCGAGGCGGCTTCTGATAGAAATACGAATTTCCCAGCTATGATTTCTGAGAGTTCCTTTGGGATGCAAAATTGTTCATCAAAACATGGACAGGTCCCCAAGAAGGTAGCTACAATGCCTAGAACTCCTTTACATGCACAAGATCATGTAATAGCGGAGAGAAAGCGCCGAGAAAAGCTCAGCCAGCGGTTTATAGCACTTTCTGCAGTTGTTCCTGGCCTAAAGAAG ATGGATAAGGCTTCTGTCCTGGGAGACGCTATTAAGTACTTGAAACAGCTTCAAGAACGTGTACAGACACTAGAAGAGCAGGCTGCAAAGAAAACGATGGAATCAGTGGTTTTTGTGAAGAAGACTCGACTCTCAGCCGCTGATGACACATCTTCATCTGAGGATAACTCGGATAGCGAATCCAATGAACAGCTCCCCCATATTGAAGCTAGAGTTTTGGAGAAGGATGTACTTATTAGAATCCATTGTGAGAACCGCAAAGGCTATGCAGCAAAAATACTAAGCGAAATAGAGAAACTTGATCTAGCTATCTTAAATAGCAGTGTCTTGCCATTTGGAAATTCGACACTTGATATAACTGTTGTTGCTCAG ATGGACATTGATTTCTGCATGACAGTGACAGATCTTGCGAGAAACCTACGACAGGCATTGCTGAAACTCATTTGA